TCAATTTGTTCAACGAATATAGTCTCTTAACAATCAATTACACTTTCTAAATTAACGTAGAGAATTTTCACTCAATAAATTTTTATTCATGATAATCTAATTTCATCAAGAAATGAGAAAATAATCCCCACCCTCCCACCAAAAATATTATTATAACTTCGCAAAAAATCAGCAGAATAGATATAAAATATTTAGGAATAGATTTATTAATTAGGTGAGAACTCAATCATCTTCTTTTGCTGATTCAAGTTCTTGTAAAACTTCTTTATAAACTCATCCGCCGCTTTGTCCACGTGTCCGTTAGCCACGTCACCATCTTCCCGTATTGGGAACGGTGAGTCCGTCACACGTAAAGGTCTCACTGACGGAGAACTCCGTCCAAATGCGGGCAAGCAAGGAGACAACGCCGTCAAAGCCTCGACGGACAAAGCCGGCGTGTTACTGCCACGTTCTTGTCCTATGTCCGTTAGTCACGTCACCATCTTCCCGTAACGGGAACGGTGAGTCCGTCACGCGTAAAGGTCTCACTGACGGAGAACTCCGTCCAAACCCGGGCAAGTAAGGAGACAACGCCGTCAAAGCCGGCGTGTTACCGCCGGTTTCTTGATTGCCTCCGCCGCTGAGAAGCTCAAGCACGGCTCTAGAGGTGGAAGTGTCGTCTTCTAGGGTCGGTGGCGCGTGACTGCACGTGAAGAGACTAATGTTGTTGTGAGTCTTCTTCTTGAAGGAGGCCATGTTAAAGGGAAATGAGTAGTTTGGAGTGTCGCTGCAGCTAAACTCGTATTCTTTCCGAGGTAGGGACGCGGCGGTGGCGGTGGTAGCTGAGGCTGGGACGCGGCGGCGGTTGTGGAAGATGAGATTCTTGCCGCGTTTTAGAGTGGCGTTAAAGTCGGCGAGGAGCTTTTGCTTTGAGATGCCTTTGTGTAACATGTACATTACAAAACGTACGATGTTCCATAGCTTCTTGCTTAATGGTACGTTCTTCTCCATCTCTGTAGTTAGAGAGATAATGAGATTATTTTTTTTTTGTTGGTTTTGATATTTGCTTATGGACTATAAGGATCAATGTGTGGGGTTTAATTTATAACGGGGGAAAGATAGAGAGAGAGAAGACTTTTCTACAAGTACTTCGACGTGGAATACTACATAAACATTTTTAACCATGACGTTAAATAGCTTTAGAAAATTAAAAACCCAAACAATGAAAAAGAAGAGGAAAATTTTGATGGTTAATCAACTTTTGCTTTACCTTTTTTTTAAGTGGGTTGCCAGTTTTCTCCAGAGAAAGAATGTGAATGTCCAAATGACCAGCGCGAATCGAACCCAAGTGGTTTTTCGTATTGGAGCCGAAGCTCCCTTGAATAATCAATTTTTGCTGTACGTTAGATTGCACTAAGTATTATAGCCATCTATATGGATATTAGGTCGTGCTTTTTCTATATTATATAAATTGATATACATACAAAAATAAACTAGTGGGGGTGTATAATGACTTGGCCTTCTTTTATGATAGTATATACGCTTTACAACTGCATCTTTTTTATTTTAAAAGTGTTAATTTGTTGAAGTAATAGAATAGAAAACTGTATCATATTGCCACTGTGGGTAAACCTTTGCCTTTATACTTACTTTCTAGTTTGTCTTTAAAAGTTTAAATCCCACACCATTGGTGTATCGTGAGTACCATAAAGTTTAGGCAAGGAATTTAAAAACATGTGTAATTGAAAAGGAGGTCCAAATTTCAAAGAAAGGCAAGTTCAACAACCCAAGTTTATGCAAATCTCTGCAATTACCTTTTTTATATTATACTTTAACTAGTAAGTGAAATTAACAGAGTTTCAAGATGAA
This sequence is a window from Brassica oleracea var. oleracea cultivar TO1000 chromosome C1, BOL, whole genome shotgun sequence. Protein-coding genes within it:
- the LOC106301986 gene encoding uncharacterized protein LOC106301986; the protein is MEKNVPLSKKLWNIVRFVMYMLHKGISKQKLLADFNATLKRGKNLIFHNRRRVPASATTATAASLPRKEYEFSCSDTPNYSFPFNMASFKKKTHNNISLFTCSHAPPTLEDDTSTSRAVLELLSGGGNQETGERGSNTPALSVEALTALSPCLPAFGRSSPSVRPLRVTDSPFPIREDGDVANGHVDKAADEFIKKFYKNLNQQKKMIEFSPN